One window of Ziziphus jujuba cultivar Dongzao chromosome 5, ASM3175591v1 genomic DNA carries:
- the LOC107421465 gene encoding regulator of nonsense transcripts UPF3 isoform X1 yields MKDPLSRTKVVIRHLPPSLSQSDLFHQIDDRFGGRYNWFCFRPGKSSLKHQRYSRAYIDFKRPEDVVEFAESFDGHVFVNEKGAQYKTIVEYSPSQRAPKLSSKKDGREGTIYKDPDYLEFLKLIAKPTEHLPSAEIQLERKEAEQAGAAKEALIVTPLMEYVRQKRAVGSGSQGLLVAGKGSRRGLASAPSKPGTSSAKRVSEKKKYILKDNAKSTSRKDKSNFIVVPRRDEQQATSSRKETSENEIVSAIEGSVSGLPVIADSGKRKILLLKGKEREISNVPEAILQNHGGISGGNSPVSSAPKQNQRRESGGRLIRSILLHNEARQSHTSTSLQSQQKSQGLNSEHVKRLPRLSNTRSGANGHISHSELSTLNSEGDRKRASDDKYMKKDSHGMSNVSEKQEKRTRNKDRPDRGVWTPFRRADVSNAGDERTSSAVSQPSQLPSDTPEGSHRHLSRRGTVHTIKEDGNLNVGEGKPSRKGASAHGANEYMQKQVWVQKSSSVS; encoded by the exons ATGAAGGACCCGCTGTCAAGAACGAAGGTTGTCATAAGGCACTTGCCTCCATCTCTCTCACAATCCGATCTCTTCCACCAAATAGACGATCGATTCGGTGGCCGCTACAACTGGTTTTGCTTTCGTCCTGGGAAGAGCAG cCTGAAGCATCAGAGATACTCTCGCGCCTACATAGACTTCAAGAGACCTGAAGATGTTGTCGAGTTTGCTGAAAGTTTTGATGGGCATGTGTTTGTTAACGAGAAGG GTGCACAGTATAAGACTATAGTAGAATATTCTCCTTCCCAGCGTGCTCCAAAACTGAGTTCTAAAAAGGATGGACGTGAGGGGACCATATATAAAG ATCCTGATTATCTGGAGTTCCTCAAGCTTATTGCAAAGCCCACAGAGCATCTTCCTAGTGCAGAAATACAGTTGGAAAGAAAGGAAGCAGAACAAGCTG gTGCTGCAAAAGAAGCCCTTATTGTTACCCCCTTAATGGAATATGTCCGTCAAAAACGAGCAGTTGGAAGTGGATCTCAG GGTTTATTGGTTGCTGGGAAAGGTAGCAGAAGAGGTTTGGCTTCAGCCCCTAGCAAGCCTGGTACATCGAGTGCTAAACGAGTCTCCGAGAAGAAAAAA TATATATTAAAGGACAATGCGAAGAGCACAAGTCGGAAGGATaagtcaaatttcattgttgttcCTAGGAGAGATGAACAACAAGCCACTTCAAGCAGAAAAGAAACATCTGAAAATGAAATCG TCTCTGCGATTGAAGGTTCTGTTTCTGGTCTTCCTGTAATTGCTGACTCTGGAAAGAGGAAAATCCTGCTTCTTAAAGGGAAAGAGCGAGAGATATCAAAT GTTCCTGAAGCCATATTACAAAACCATGGTGGAATATCTGGAGGAAATTCGCCTGTTTCATCTGCTCCAAAGCAGAACCAAAGGCGTGAGTCTGGTGGAAGGTTAATCAGAAGCATACTCTTACATAATGAAGCTCGTCAAAGTCATACTTCAACCTCCCTCCAGAGTCAACAGAAAAGTCAAGGTTTGAACTCAGAACATGTGAAGCGATTGCCACGGCTCTCTAACACACGTTCAGGGGCCAATGGTCATATCTCTCATAGTGAACTGAGTACATTGAACTCTGAAGGGGATAGGAAAAGGGCTTCTGATGATAAGTATATGAAAAAGGACTCACATGGTATGAGTAATGTCAGTGAGAAGCAAGAAAAACGTACAAGAAACAAGGATAGACCTGATCGTGGTGTTTGGACCCCTTTTCGTCGTGCTGATGTGTCAAATGCTGGTGATGAGCGCACGTCCTCTGCAGTATCACAACCTTCTCAACTGCCCTCTGATACACCTGAAG GGTCTCACCGACATTTAAGTCGCCGTGGAACTGTTCATACTATAAAGGAGGATGGCAACCTAAATGTAGGTGAGGGGAAGCCTTCTAGAAAAGGTGCTAGTGCTCATGGTGCTAATGAG TATATGCAGAAACAAGTATGGGTGCAAAAATCATCTTCTGTGTCTTAG
- the LOC107421467 gene encoding immune-associated nucleotide-binding protein 9, producing MGGSSVDDGWELTSPSNGVRTVVLVGRTGNGKSATGNSITGRKSFISKASSNGVTSTCELQTTILGDGQIVNVIDTPGLFDFSEGYEFSGKEIVKCIHLAKDGIHAVLLVFSVRARFTHEEAAAIRSLQTLFGSNIIKYMIVVFTGGDDLEDEDRTLEDYISSNCPEPLKEILALCENRCVLFDNKTKDKSKRVEQVQQLFSLVDTVIAQNGGLPFSNELFADLKEGAVKLQQMEDGLSKGCSKKEILDLKNDLQCSYDEQLKRITEMIEMKLKEAITRLEQQLADEQAARLQAEKEAAKAREKSEDEIRQLKEHLTKAQEELCKRPENRCTIL from the exons ATGGGCGGAAGTTCAGTAGATGATGGTTGGGAGCTTACTTCCCCATCAAATGGGGTAAGAACAGTTGTTTTAGTTGGCCGCACTGGCAATGGCAAAAGTGCAACGGGTAACAGCATTACTGGAAGAAAGTCCTTCATATCCAAGGCAAGCTCGAATGGTGTTACAAGCACATGTGAATTACAAACAACTATATTGGGAGATGGTCAAATTGTTAATGTTATTGACACTCCTG GTCTATTTGATTTTTCCGAGGGGTATGAGTTTAGTGGCAAAGAAATCGTCAAATGTATTCATTTGGCCAAGGATGGGATTCATGCCGTTCTCCTAGTTTTCTCTGTTAGAGCCCGCTTCACACATGAAGAAGCAGCTGCAATACGCAGTTTACAGACTCTGTTTGGAAGTAATATTATTAAGTATATGATTGTTGTGTTTACTGGGGGAGATGACCTTGAGGATGAAGATAGGACTTTGGAAGATTATATAAGCAGCAACTGTCCAGAGCCTTTAAAG GAAATCCTTGCTTTGTGTGAAAATCGCTGTGTACTTTTTGATAACAAGACTAAGGATAAAAGCAAGAGGGTCGAACAAGTTCAGCAGCTTTTCTCTCTTGTAGACACAGTTATAGCACAGAATGGTGGACTTCCATTCAGTAATGAGCTGTTTGCTGATCTGAAG GAAGGAGCTGTAAAACTCCAGCAGATGGAGGATGGTTTGTCTAAGGGATGttctaaaaaagaaatattggatTTGAAGAATGACTTGCAATGTTCATATGATGAGCAACTTAAACGAATTACTGAGATG ATTGAGATGAAGCTGAAAGAGGCAATAACTAGGCTTGAACAACAATTGGCGGATGAACAAGCTGCAAGGCTGCAGGCAGAAAAGGAAGCAGCCAAAGCTCGAGAGAAATCAGAGGATGAAATCCGTCAGCTTAAAGAACATCTGACAAAAGCACAGGAGGAGCTCTGTAAGAGACCTGAAAATCGGTGCACCATTCTATGA
- the LOC107421465 gene encoding regulator of nonsense transcripts UPF3 isoform X2, with product MKDPLSRTKVVIRHLPPSLSQSDLFHQIDDRFGGRYNWFCFRPGKSSLKHQRYSRAYIDFKRPEDVVEFAESFDGHVFVNEKGAQYKTIVEYSPSQRAPKLSSKKDGREGTIYKDPDYLEFLKLIAKPTEHLPSAEIQLERKEAEQAGAAKEALIVTPLMEYVRQKRAVGSGSQGLLVAGKGSRRGLASAPSKPGTSSAKRVSEKKKYILKDNAKSTSRKDKSNFIVVPRRDEQQATSSRKETSENEIVSAIEGSVSGLPVIADSGKRKILLLKGKEREISNVPEAILQNHGGISGGNSPVSSAPKQNQRRESGGRLIRSILLHNEARQSHTSTSLQSQQKSQGLNSEHVKRLPRLSNTRSGANGHISHSELSTLNSEGDRKRASDDKYMKKDSHGMSNVSEKQEKRTRNKDRPDRGVWTPFRRADVSNAGDERTSSAVSQPSQLPSDTPEGSHRHLSRRGTVHTIKEDGNLNVGEGKPSRKGASAHGANEKQVWVQKSSSVS from the exons ATGAAGGACCCGCTGTCAAGAACGAAGGTTGTCATAAGGCACTTGCCTCCATCTCTCTCACAATCCGATCTCTTCCACCAAATAGACGATCGATTCGGTGGCCGCTACAACTGGTTTTGCTTTCGTCCTGGGAAGAGCAG cCTGAAGCATCAGAGATACTCTCGCGCCTACATAGACTTCAAGAGACCTGAAGATGTTGTCGAGTTTGCTGAAAGTTTTGATGGGCATGTGTTTGTTAACGAGAAGG GTGCACAGTATAAGACTATAGTAGAATATTCTCCTTCCCAGCGTGCTCCAAAACTGAGTTCTAAAAAGGATGGACGTGAGGGGACCATATATAAAG ATCCTGATTATCTGGAGTTCCTCAAGCTTATTGCAAAGCCCACAGAGCATCTTCCTAGTGCAGAAATACAGTTGGAAAGAAAGGAAGCAGAACAAGCTG gTGCTGCAAAAGAAGCCCTTATTGTTACCCCCTTAATGGAATATGTCCGTCAAAAACGAGCAGTTGGAAGTGGATCTCAG GGTTTATTGGTTGCTGGGAAAGGTAGCAGAAGAGGTTTGGCTTCAGCCCCTAGCAAGCCTGGTACATCGAGTGCTAAACGAGTCTCCGAGAAGAAAAAA TATATATTAAAGGACAATGCGAAGAGCACAAGTCGGAAGGATaagtcaaatttcattgttgttcCTAGGAGAGATGAACAACAAGCCACTTCAAGCAGAAAAGAAACATCTGAAAATGAAATCG TCTCTGCGATTGAAGGTTCTGTTTCTGGTCTTCCTGTAATTGCTGACTCTGGAAAGAGGAAAATCCTGCTTCTTAAAGGGAAAGAGCGAGAGATATCAAAT GTTCCTGAAGCCATATTACAAAACCATGGTGGAATATCTGGAGGAAATTCGCCTGTTTCATCTGCTCCAAAGCAGAACCAAAGGCGTGAGTCTGGTGGAAGGTTAATCAGAAGCATACTCTTACATAATGAAGCTCGTCAAAGTCATACTTCAACCTCCCTCCAGAGTCAACAGAAAAGTCAAGGTTTGAACTCAGAACATGTGAAGCGATTGCCACGGCTCTCTAACACACGTTCAGGGGCCAATGGTCATATCTCTCATAGTGAACTGAGTACATTGAACTCTGAAGGGGATAGGAAAAGGGCTTCTGATGATAAGTATATGAAAAAGGACTCACATGGTATGAGTAATGTCAGTGAGAAGCAAGAAAAACGTACAAGAAACAAGGATAGACCTGATCGTGGTGTTTGGACCCCTTTTCGTCGTGCTGATGTGTCAAATGCTGGTGATGAGCGCACGTCCTCTGCAGTATCACAACCTTCTCAACTGCCCTCTGATACACCTGAAG GGTCTCACCGACATTTAAGTCGCCGTGGAACTGTTCATACTATAAAGGAGGATGGCAACCTAAATGTAGGTGAGGGGAAGCCTTCTAGAAAAGGTGCTAGTGCTCATGGTGCTAATGAG AAACAAGTATGGGTGCAAAAATCATCTTCTGTGTCTTAG